A single genomic interval of Nocardioides nitrophenolicus harbors:
- a CDS encoding DUF3039 domain-containing protein: MGFSTDTDVREDRRTVPTDEGDHERFSHYVEKDKLTEAMVMGTPVVALCGKVWVPSRAPEKFPVCPDCKEIWEGLSDDKGPEGSGPDA; the protein is encoded by the coding sequence ATCGGATTCTCGACAGACACGGACGTCCGGGAGGACCGCCGTACCGTCCCGACCGACGAGGGCGACCACGAGCGTTTCTCCCACTACGTGGAGAAGGACAAGCTGACCGAGGCGATGGTCATGGGCACGCCGGTGGTGGCCCTGTGCGGGAAGGTCTGGGTGCCCAGCCGGGCCCCGGAGAAGTTCCCGGTCTGCCCCGACTGCAAGGAGATCTGGGAGGGCCTGTCCGACGACAAGGGCCCGGAAGGGTCCGGTCCCGACGCATGA
- a CDS encoding MFS transporter, which yields MSALSAPRSAPARDRRRWGGLAVLAASLLVVVMDMTVLNVALPDLTEDLHAGALAQLWIVDVYSLVLAGLLVPVAALADRWGRRRMLLTGFAIFAVASLAALVARSPGDVIAVRALLGVGGAMIMPATLSLIRALFPDARERAFALGLWAATAAVGGAVGPIVGGALLSAFSWHAAFLVNVPLMVAALVAGLLLLPESRSERPGRVDVLGTVLSVGGMVAAVYGVKHLGKGDVDVVTLLVLAAGVAMLALFVLRCLHQDDPMLAVRLFANPVFRSGVVTALVSSTAMMALLFVGSQWLQLVQGWSPLRAGVALLPMALGGLVGPPLAPAVAARFGARNVIVAGLVVLAAGLALLRLLPHPMPYAGVAGALLLVGFGTAALGLASALIMGAAPVHQAGSAAAVEEMSYEVGGVLGIALLGSLAGVVYRHGLPGGAPDAAVESVTGALGTPVEPAALASYTDAFATVGLVGAVITLLVAIVVWRQLPKDVDVSGGH from the coding sequence ATGAGCGCGCTCTCCGCCCCGCGGTCCGCTCCGGCGCGGGACCGCCGCCGGTGGGGCGGACTGGCCGTGCTGGCGGCCAGCCTGCTCGTCGTCGTGATGGACATGACCGTCCTCAACGTCGCGCTGCCCGACCTGACCGAGGACCTGCACGCCGGCGCGCTCGCCCAGCTGTGGATCGTCGACGTCTACTCGCTGGTCCTCGCCGGCCTGCTGGTCCCGGTGGCGGCGCTCGCCGACCGCTGGGGGCGGCGCCGGATGCTGCTCACCGGCTTCGCCATCTTCGCCGTCGCGTCGTTGGCGGCGCTGGTCGCGCGCAGCCCGGGCGACGTGATCGCCGTGCGTGCCCTGCTCGGCGTCGGTGGCGCGATGATCATGCCGGCGACGCTCTCGCTGATCCGGGCGCTGTTCCCCGACGCCCGCGAGCGCGCGTTCGCGCTCGGCCTGTGGGCGGCCACCGCGGCCGTCGGCGGCGCCGTCGGCCCGATCGTCGGCGGCGCGCTGCTCAGCGCGTTCAGCTGGCACGCCGCCTTCCTGGTCAACGTGCCACTCATGGTGGCCGCGCTGGTCGCCGGCCTGCTGCTGCTCCCGGAGAGCCGCTCCGAGCGGCCCGGCCGGGTCGACGTGCTCGGCACCGTGCTCTCGGTCGGCGGCATGGTCGCGGCCGTCTACGGCGTCAAGCACCTCGGCAAGGGCGACGTCGACGTCGTCACCCTGCTCGTGCTCGCGGCCGGTGTCGCGATGCTGGCGCTGTTCGTGCTGCGCTGCCTGCACCAGGACGACCCGATGCTCGCCGTGCGCCTGTTCGCGAACCCCGTCTTCCGCTCGGGCGTCGTGACCGCGCTGGTCAGCAGCACCGCGATGATGGCGCTGCTGTTCGTCGGCTCCCAGTGGCTGCAGCTGGTCCAGGGCTGGAGCCCGCTGCGGGCCGGCGTCGCGCTGCTCCCGATGGCCCTCGGCGGCCTGGTCGGCCCGCCGCTCGCGCCCGCCGTCGCCGCCCGGTTCGGGGCACGCAACGTGATCGTCGCCGGCCTGGTCGTGCTCGCCGCCGGCCTGGCCCTGCTCCGGCTGCTGCCCCACCCGATGCCCTACGCCGGCGTCGCCGGCGCGCTGCTGCTCGTGGGCTTCGGCACGGCGGCACTGGGCCTGGCGTCCGCGCTGATCATGGGCGCCGCGCCGGTCCACCAGGCCGGCTCGGCCGCCGCGGTCGAGGAGATGTCCTACGAGGTCGGCGGCGTGCTCGGCATCGCCCTGCTCGGCAGCCTCGCCGGCGTCGTCTACCGCCACGGGCTCCCCGGCGGCGCGCCGGACGCCGCCGTGGAGTCCGTCACCGGCGCCCTCGGCACCCCCGTGGAGCCGGCCGCGCTGGCGTCGTACACCGACGCGTTCGCGACGGTCGGTCTGGTCGGGGCGGTCATCACGCTGCTGGTCGCGATCGTGGTGTGGCGTCAGCTCCCGAAGGACGTGGATGTCAGCGGGGGGCACTAG
- a CDS encoding TetR/AcrR family transcriptional regulator, with protein MPTRDTVLAAAQRLLTTDPTASMAQIATAAGVGRATVHRHFASREDLLHEIGVRSLDRWAATLDECEVAAVAASGDPARIRACLDEMLGQFVVDADELGIALTDPTVVNAPDLRERADALFADEVALYAAAQAAGVLRADVPARWLGHSVYGLLVAARDGLVAGDIARNDAQDLVRSTFLDGGAAR; from the coding sequence ATGCCCACCCGCGACACGGTGCTGGCCGCCGCCCAGCGCCTGCTCACCACCGACCCGACCGCATCGATGGCGCAGATCGCCACCGCCGCGGGGGTCGGCCGAGCCACCGTCCACCGCCACTTCGCCAGCCGCGAGGACCTGCTGCACGAGATCGGCGTCCGCTCGCTCGACCGGTGGGCCGCGACGCTGGACGAGTGCGAGGTGGCGGCGGTCGCGGCCTCCGGCGACCCGGCGCGGATCCGGGCCTGCCTGGACGAGATGCTCGGTCAGTTCGTGGTCGACGCCGACGAGCTCGGCATCGCGCTCACCGACCCGACCGTCGTCAACGCCCCCGACCTGCGCGAGCGCGCCGACGCGCTGTTCGCCGACGAGGTCGCGCTGTACGCCGCGGCCCAGGCCGCCGGCGTACTCCGGGCCGACGTGCCCGCGCGCTGGCTGGGACACAGCGTCTACGGCCTGCTCGTCGCCGCCCGCGACGGGCTCGTCGCGGGCGACATCGCCCGCAACGACGCCCAGGACCTGGTGCGCTCGACCTTCCTCGACGGCGGTGCCGCCCGATGA